Within Bifidobacterium dentium JCM 1195 = DSM 20436, the genomic segment AGCACGGAATCCTGCTGAGGTGCGGTGGCCTGCGGTGCCGGACGGGTGGAACGGCGATTGCCCGCGGAACGGGTGCCAGTGCCTTTGCCGCGGCCGGCGCCGTTGGCATTACGAGTGCGGCCGGAAGACTTGCGCGTGGTTGCGCTCTCCTTCTTCGCCGCGGAATCAGTGCGCTTGACAGCCTTGCTGCCGCGCTTGTGCGTTGTCTTTTTCTTGGTTTCTTCTGTAGCCATTTCCTAGTTGGATTTCTGTTACTAATTGTTCCCGCCTATGCGGGAACGAGGAATGAAGGGCCCGCATCTACTGCGGATTGGAGCGGAGGTAGCAGGCCGTAATCGCAATCATCGTCGTTTTACAGCAGACCGGAGGCGCGCATGCCTGCCTCGGCACGTTTGATTTCAGCCTCACCCGGACCGACATTCGGCAGACGCATGGTGGTGTCGTCAAGAATGCCGCGTACCTTCAGGGAGGCCTTGGCCATGACGGCCTGGAAGCCGTTGCCGTTCATGGATTCGACCAGCGGCGCGAGTTGCACGGCAAGACGCTGCGCCTCGTGGATGTCACCACGGTCGAAGGCGTTGGCGAGGTCACGCATCGGGCCGGCCGCCGCGTGCGCGATCACGGAGATGATGCCGACCGCACCTACGGAAAGGAACGGCAGGAACAGGCCATCATCGCCGGAATACCAGGTCAGGCCGGTTTCCATACGCTTGCGCACGGCTCCCGCGATGTCGCCGGTGGCGTCCTTCACCGCCTTGACATGGTCGAGTTCGGCCAGTCGACGGTAGGTTTCCAGCTGGATGTGCAGACCGGTGCGGCCTGGCACATCGTAGACGATAATCGGCTTGTCCGCCGAATCGTTGACCGCCTTGTAATGACGGAACACACCCTCCTGAGAAGGACGGGAGTAGTATGGCGCGACCACGAGCACCGCATCGGCGCCCGCCTCCTGCGTCTGCTCCACCATGCGCACGGTGTGTGCGGTGTCGTTGGAGCCGGCACCGGAGATGACCGGCACGTCCACGACGTCCTTGACGGCCTGAACCAGCTCGACCTTCTCCTCCATGTGAGTGGTCGGTGATTCGCCGGTGGTGCCGTTGACCACAAGACCATCGGCACCGTCGGCCACGAGCTGCGTCGCAAGCTTGCGCGCGGCCTCGAAATCAACGGAGCCATCGGCCTTCATGGGGGTCACCATGGCCGGGAGAATTCGCCCGAAAGGAGCGGGATCGAGAAGATGCATCGTACCGTCAGTCATACGTTCCACGGTACTTCGCGCCACGGACTCGAAGGGAAGCCGTACGCAACAAGCGTCAC encodes:
- the dapA gene encoding 4-hydroxy-tetrahydrodipicolinate synthase, encoding MTDGTMHLLDPAPFGRILPAMVTPMKADGSVDFEAARKLATQLVADGADGLVVNGTTGESPTTHMEEKVELVQAVKDVVDVPVISGAGSNDTAHTVRMVEQTQEAGADAVLVVAPYYSRPSQEGVFRHYKAVNDSADKPIIVYDVPGRTGLHIQLETYRRLAELDHVKAVKDATGDIAGAVRKRMETGLTWYSGDDGLFLPFLSVGAVGIISVIAHAAAGPMRDLANAFDRGDIHEAQRLAVQLAPLVESMNGNGFQAVMAKASLKVRGILDDTTMRLPNVGPGEAEIKRAEAGMRASGLL